From the genome of Rhineura floridana isolate rRhiFlo1 chromosome 7, rRhiFlo1.hap2, whole genome shotgun sequence, one region includes:
- the FFAR4 gene encoding free fatty acid receptor 4, with protein sequence MPRAWATPDGNCTRLFPFFSDFKDANRVALSALETAVLASIFVLALAANACAIRLLARRRGRLSAATCLVLNLFCADLLFISAIPIVVVVRWTETWTMGDAVCHLLFYLMSLSGSVTILSLAAVSLERVVSIVRLRPSQTYKGKLVGALLLLIWAFSAIATLPLCLFFTVQPLPVKDREVYICTLNWPSISGEIAWDVSFVTVIFLIPGLVIVISYSKILQIAKESRRRLNAGMAYSERYHIRISQQDFKLLRTLFILMISFFIMWSPIIITILLILVQKFQPDVNLLPSFFFWIVAFTFANSIVNPVLYNVARYRHQWRQSFFCCPRPGKKEAATDTTLRQHNHRHFTLSAIST encoded by the exons ATGCCCAGGGCTTGGGCTACCCCCGACGGCAACTGCACGCGGCTCTTCCCCTTCTTCTCGGACTTCAAGGACGCCAACCGCGTGGCGCTCAGCGCCTTGGAGACCGCCGTGCTGGCGTCGATTTTTGTGCTCGCCTTGGCAGCCAACGCCTGCGCCATCCGACTTCTGGCGCGCCGCAGAGGCCGGCTGAGTGCCGCCACCTGCCTGGTGCTCAACCTCTTTTGCGCCGACTTGCTCTTCATCAGCGCCATCCCCATCGTCGTCGTGGTACGCTGGACCGAGACCTGGACTATGGGCGACGCCGTCTGCCACCTGCTCTTCTACCTGATGAGCCTCAGCGGCAGCGTTACCATCCTTTCCTTGGCCGCCGtcagcctggagcgcgtggtcAGCATCGTCCGGCTCAGGCCCTCGCAGACCTACAAAGGCAAGCTGGTGGGCGCCCTCCTGCTGCTCATCTGGGCCTTCTCGGCTATAGccaccctccccctctgcctcttCTTCACGGTCCAGCCGTTGCCCGTCAAGGACCGG GAAGTGTACATATGCACCTTGAATTGGCCCAGTATTTCCGGAGAAATCGCTTGGGACGTGTCTTTTGTCACTGTGATCTTCTTAATACCAGGATTGGTCATTGTAATTAGTTATTCAAAGATCTTACAG ATTGCTAAAGAATCAAGGAGACGTCTGAATGCTGGTATGGCCTACTCAGAGCGTTATCATATTCGAATTTCCCAACAAGACTTCAAACTGTTGCGGACTCTGTTTATATTGatgatttctttctttattatgtGGAGCCCGATAATCATTACCATTCTTCTCATTTTAGTGCAGAAGTTCCAACCAGATGTGAACCTTCtgccttcctttttcttttggaTAGTAGCTTTCACATTTGCTAATTCAATTGTCAATCCAGTGTTATATAATGTAGCCCGCTACAGACATCAGTGGAGGCAATCTTTTTTCTGTTGCCCCCGTCCTGGGAAAAAAGAGGCTGCGACAGACACTACACTAAGGCAACATAACCACAGACATTTTACCTTGTCTGCTATTTCTACATAA